The Glycine soja cultivar W05 chromosome 9, ASM419377v2, whole genome shotgun sequence sequence GTCATTATTAGTTTTGGTCTTGAGTTAACATTCTTctaattgattattttgtttttataaagaaattcATTTGGTTTGGGTTAGGTAGTACACCATGAATAGTCTTAACTATTAACTAATTTTGGGGAATAGTCAGTTAGTCACACCAATTTTGTAGGGGCCATATCCCTTTCAGCTTTTTACCACACTGCACTGATATGGTAATCTTTGCCAGCACCAGCAGAGTGCAGTGTGCAGACTACTACAACACTGCAGCAATAGGGGCCACAACCCAAAAATCTCATTTCAGGGCACACAAAGATAACTTGGGTAATGCACAAACTGCACCAATCTTTCTTCTTACTACACTCTGTAACAACCATCACTATCAAAAGTATTTATACACAGAAATGAAATATTATCTCTCTCTTTAGTCATACCCTCTTCTCTGCTTCCTTGTGTTGTTGGGGTGAGTTCTTGGAGGATATTGATACTTGTTGCTTTTGGTCTTTCAATGTGGCTTCTGCTTATGGAAATTGGAGACAGTACACCTTCGTTTCCCTCCTCGTAACTCGTTTTGCCTAGTGAATATGATGACACTATCTTGCGCGTGTCAAAAACTATTGAATTTGTATCATATAAGTTCATGCcacattgttttgttttgataaatctaaaaaggaaagagaaaaattcATAAATCACAAGAATTCCAGAATTATTGAACCCCACGCATTTGATAGGAAAGTCTTACATGGtctgttttaatttttgaaatacaaATTCATATATCTGttggataattttatttaagattaattgattttaatcttAAGTTTAACAACAACGAGATCAATCAAATCATACAAGTGTTTAATGGGATATTGGATAtgtgtttttaataatagataattgattttgaattaacactattttttatgtgaatcaacattattttataaaattgattttaagataacatagtttttgtttgaatgacaaatattaaaaaattaatttccatataatattgttcaaaaacttgtaaataaaattgatttttggtaTATAATTAccaaaatgttattattttgtcTTTGTTATTCATTAGGACAATGTTAACATTAAATAGGAATATATTTGAAACAAATTATATGACCCAAGTTAAGACTGATGCAAAAGTTACTTTTAATTGTTTCAAAGAGACTTTGAGTCTATGATTTAGAAACATATTTCTAATACACATTCAAATATTTTGGTCaatgaaaaaattgtttgacTTATTCTAGAATCAAGTTGTCTTTCAAACACTAATCTAAACATGCACATAGTAGttgtttttggaaaaattaatCACTATTTAACTGAGATTGATTTAGATTTaagtaacattaattttaaattagacgCAGTTGAAATGTGTGTTCAAAATAATCTCATTCAAGACTTCATATTGAAATTTGTGCTACTAcgagaaaattgattttggtgtATGACCAAACAAGCACGAAAAGCAACGTGggtaaattttcttttcttttaaacaaaaacaaaatggtACTGAGTCGTTCAGCAATGCTGCCATCTTTTTGCAACAGGTTGAATCTCCTAAATTCATGTCTAATCTTGATCTTTGGAACGAGTTATGATGAAAGTGAAGAAATCTGAAATCTCACCCACGCAAGAGTGTGAGACCCCTACCTTAAGAGCAAATACGTAACATCCTAGCTAAGAAACATACATTTAAATGCGCAGTAAGCAATTTAGAAGCATGGCTTATAAGTCATACTACAATGTTCTTAAATATGACAAGTCCAATCAAAGTAATTAATCCCTTCTATTTGGCTGCTGTCAACACACAACCTCACTCGAGTTCCAAGTTTTTTCTTATGAAATTTCAACCCCATTAatgtcaaattaaatttaaaaattaaaatggtgaaTGCGCAAACAAATTGAGTGAGTCAACAAAGGGTACATGTTGGGATAATAAACTACATAAAAAAGACTGCCACATTCATATCACTTTAATCAATACTAGTATCACGAATATATCAACCTTGCTCTTCTCCAACCCACCTTTGACCATCATTCATTAGTGATTCAATGAAGGCTGATTCGCTGCATGTATCCTGTTCCCCATCCCCCAACCTGTATGAAACTGACTTAACCATGAAATGTTGCATTCCATTATGCCTCTATTGGTCTAATTTCCGATTTAATTAATCTCGGTCCAGTCACACATATTCCAGTTTGGGGCAGTTGCAATTATGACTTGCATGAGACTTGTCAGCTACAGATTTCTTCATATTCCTATTATGGTGAAAAGTAGATTTcaatctataataataataataataataataataataataataataatagtaagaatgggataactttttctttttttaaaagtaaaaattaaaaaatttataataatttatatatcttttttaatgAACTGAATTAGACTTTTTGAGTACTGATAACCTCGTTCAAATTCAAGATTCTTTTTCCTATTTTgcttttatatttcttaattattttaaaattaaaataacaaaactaCATATATAACTAAATCTAACTTTacgaaataaaaaatgtaaataaacagGACAAAGAgtgtttttttcattatttcaaaaataataatctttttaaCCGAGGAACTTGATTTGATATGGGGAAGTGATCAATTGAGAactgttaaaattaaaaattactatgaAAGAAGAGGCTCTGCAGTCTAGGCAGTCTTTCTGCATATTTTTGAAGTTTCACACTGTAGGGGCATTGCAGCTAAGAAATCAATTAACAACGAATCCGAATCAGGTGCACCTGCTGCAGTTATTATTTAATGgataaaattttatactatatgttactatataatttttaacatttttattataatttcttttaagatGTGGAAGATCATCGTGATTTTGCATACTCATTGACTTTCTAAATGACTAGTCACTTGTCAAAACAAATGTTAGAAATGCCAACCTGTTTAGTCTGAGAAGTGAGAAATTCTTTTCTCTGGCATATCTCTCTCTCTGtacttttttgttctttttgtgACACGTTGCACCAATCTCATTCTTCAACAACAGTCATATTTGATCTCTACAAATGAGTGTGATTCGCCAACTCCAAAACTCTACTAGTGTTTTTGCCTTATTGTGGATACCAAACTATCTTCTCTCACACACCCTTTTGCATAAATCCTAGCCTTTTAGGATTTCCACAACCATGGAGACAAGAAGAATAATGTGCTACAACTTTCTAGTGGCTTCAATTTTGCTACTCTCTTGTTTGGTTTGCGTGAAAAGCAGGCCTTTGTTTCTGTTTGATGCTTCAACTCAACAAGGTCAGTAATAGTTTCATCACCACACACGTTACAAAAGAatcacttattttctttctttttgttttttttccatatCATATGATCAACATATTGTTACACTTAATTGTGCTTCACTTCACTCCAAGTCCAAGTAGCATAAATCCCATTTTTTCTCCCACTCTCTCTCTGATGAAGTATTGGCTTTTTCACCTTTTGGTGATTAACAAATACCAACAGCATTCTTCAAACAGTCTTCCACATTAGATGATGATCAAACAACCAGAATTCAAGAtgtctcaaaacatgtttttgaCACTACACAGGTACCGTTATATGTCTTCGAAGTTTGTTATTTGAGGGCATGTATAAATTTAGAGCAATGATTTTTAGAAATCCACTTTTCTATACACCTAATTAATAgtacttatcattttttttaatctttttctttttataactttttattcaataaagacAATGAAATTGAAACCTAAAACATCATGCAAGCCCAAAGGAGATCTAGCCCAGTTGATTGAACGGGTGTAGGGAGTGCtgtaaatattttgatatcaaatttaattcctactgttaaaaaaaaatccatgcaAGCTATTAAAACCCCATACCGTTACGTTGATCTTAGTGggttttctatttctatttcattgtagtattatatattataccagttatatttttgtttttttacttttgtatctttatttttttcagcaAGTGTCAAATAAGGTTTTGAGTgtcctaaaatcatttttgatAAGTTCGCATTACATGTGGGTCATGTGTATATTTTacatgattatatatatttttttggaaggggaatgaaggaaaaagaatattaaaagcaAAGGCCAATGAGTATAAAGAAGCATTGAGGGGACTGAGCAGGCTAGGATCAACACCGCCAAGGTGTGAGCACAAATGTGGAGGCTGCATTCCCTGCAATCCCATTCAAATTCCTACCAACAATGATCTTCTGGGTGCTCAGTACGCAAATTACGAGCCTGAAGGATGGAAATGCAAATGTGGCAATTCTTACTACAACCCTTAAGTAATTAATCCCCGTAACAAGAAGAGTTTCTTGTTATTTGTATGTGCATAAAGTTCTAGTTTACAATATGATTGATTAGTCAAGCCTCGAAATTTGGTTACAACTGAGAACGATTTGCGCTAAAACCAGCGAGTTTCTCCACATTGATCTTAAGATATGATTGAGATTTGGGACGTTATGAAGCTACTATACTTATtgtctaattaaaattaacaaatgttAGATAtagaatttgtttattttacctCATCGTGTTCTTGGTTGCTAATTAgctaatttttgtttgaataaaagAATTTGTTTTAGACCTTACTTAGCTTTACGACTATGCTGTTATTAattggattattttattttatttttgtgaaagTTTCGATGACAATCTTTAAGCTGTTACTATTAAtggaattaaaatgtaatagCAAACCTTTacacaaaattaacaattaataactAACATTTGGTCTGTTTTTTCATAGCTTGGATAATTTTAAGTTACAACGTGTTTGAATCCTTTCGGTTtggtaagaaagaaatagaGTATTTGTAATGGTGGAGCTTGCGAAAATCTTTTTGAAGGGCCAAAATAACTAATGttataatatgtaaattaaatgtaataatttttatgatatttctCTTGTCAATGATTTCaaatgtttaatattattattcaacattatctattttcttaactaattgtattttaaattatattttatagcattaaaacattttttctattttattaatgacACTTCTAAAGTGTTTTTAATGACTTAtatcttcattaaaaaaattatcaatatattttttgaaaaaagttgtaaaaaaaattaattattctacaattttttatcatagtattcaaaataaattaaaacttctATGAATATTTCAATGAATTTaaggaaataatattttttttctaaatttatagcaaaatttgaaaaataaatttataatgttttttaaagaaaaaattaaaaaaaataatcgtgGTATGTCATATTTATAAGATTTCTCATAGTAAACGAGGATATAAAAGTCATAGAAAGATaagtttgaaaaatgaaaaaaaatataataaaaatacaattaattaatgaaatagttaatgtataaaaatgttattaccTTAGTCGTAAGGGTTGATGTtatcaaaaacaaaatcttaaaatgTAATATTGACGTAAAattgcaataataataataataataataataataataaaagaatatttttaaataatttttgaaaatatcacaaatcttatttattaataaacctatatatatatatataaaagatatattataaattttttgggccaattttttttaattatttttcggGGTGGGGTACATGGTTCCGTCAAAATATACTAAGCTTAGTCGATGAGTGCATGAAAGATAGAGAtgggaaagataaaaatatgtgAAATATAGAATGAATTTTagtttaagagaaataaaaaaatagaaaatgaaaatgtaatATATAAGTAGAAAGACCATGTTATTCTTGTTACATTCATACATAAATATTATGTCTCTCGACATCCTTTTCCTATAACATACTGAATTATGTCTTGTTTTGACAATTTTGGCAGCAGGAATCAACTCCGTAGGTAACAAAATCACCAACATCTAATACATAAAGacaattatgaaaatatatacatagttaaaaaaattataaagactaactataaaactttaaaaagatGTATATGTTTTAAGAGAATAACTATTAATGTTATCATTAAGGTACTTAGTCAAGCCACAATCACTAATACAATTGTAAACAACATCGATGCATATTTTATGACATTTGGCATGACAACCATAAACAAATTTTCTATATTTAGATTTGTGTATTCTTAAAATTACACATTCTACATCACACATGATAGTATA is a genomic window containing:
- the LOC114425734 gene encoding uncharacterized protein LOC114425734, yielding METRRIMCYNFLVASILLLSCLVCVKSRPLFLFDASTQQAFFKQSSTLDDDQTTRIQDVSKHVFDTTQGNEGKRILKAKANEYKEALRGLSRLGSTPPRCEHKCGGCIPCNPIQIPTNNDLLGAQYANYEPEGWKCKCGNSYYNP